The following coding sequences are from one Polyodon spathula isolate WHYD16114869_AA chromosome 7, ASM1765450v1, whole genome shotgun sequence window:
- the LOC121318111 gene encoding mitochondrial inner membrane protease ATP23 homolog, translating into MDQNKQNEDYGYQLFPERNSGKFKKGSVAESLFTFNHKCQVMLKVALDTSPYAKLLLGAMKQSGCTVYKERHFSCEDCDGIVSGGFDATTSQIVLCQNNIHQQAHMNRIVTHELIHSFDHCRAHVDWFDNFKHLACSEIRAANLSGDCSFSNELSRFKFGLKQHHQECVRDRALRSVLAVRKVSREEAEKAVNEVFESCFNDYEPFGRIPHSKNDAKYAYRDFQNQNR; encoded by the exons TCCGGAGAGAAATTCagggaaatttaaaaaaggatCTGTAGCAGAAAGCCTGTTCACTTTCAATCACAAATGTCAGGTCATGCTGAAAGTTGCACTGGACACAA GTCCGTATGCAAAATTGCTTCTTGGTGCAATGAAGCAATCAGGATG TACTGTTTATAAAGAGAGGCATTTCTCCTGTGAAGATTGTGACGGGATTGTCAGTGGTGGATTTGATGCTACAACCTCCCAG ATAGTGTTGTGCCAGAATAACATTCACCAGCAGGCCCACATGAACAGGATAGTAACCCATGAACTGATTCACTCATTTGATCACTGCCGTGCTCATGTTGATTGGTTTGATAATTTCAAACACTTGGCCTGTTCAGAG ATCCGGGCTGCCAATCTTAGTGGTGACTGTTCTTTCAGTAATGAGCTGAGTAGGTTTAAATTTGGACTAAAACAACATCACCAG GAATGTGTACGAGACCGAGCCCTTCGTTCAGTCCTAGCTGTTCGAAAAGTGAGTAGAGAAGAAGCGGAGAAAGCTGTGAATGAAGTTTTTGAAAGTTGTTTTAATGACTATGAACCATTTGGAAGGATCCCACACAGCAAAAATGATGCAAAATATGCTTACAGAgattttcaaaatcaaaatcgATAA